One window of the Leishmania infantum JPCM5 genome chromosome 28 genome contains the following:
- a CDS encoding putative glucose 6-phosphate N-acetyltransferase, whose translation MSSSIVIRDLETRDLGEVLELLSHLTSAPALSQEELEQLHARRVLAGVRTRVAVSSTTQKILGTASLVVEPKFTRGGKCVGHVEDVVTHPDCRGQGIGRELLSDLVEVARASYCYKVVLNCTDDMVAYYSKAGFRKCENQMRMNIAPQ comes from the coding sequence ATGAGTAGTTCTATCGTCATTCGAGATCTGGAGACGCGTGATTTGGGAGAAGTGCTAGAGTTGCTTAGCCACCTCACGTCTGCCCCTGCGCTTTCGCAAGAAGAGCTGGAGCAGTTGCACGCTCGCCGCGTGCTTGCAggggtgcgcacacgcgttgcaGTTTCTTCCACGACGCAGAAGATTCTAGGAACCGCCTCTCTCGTTGTGGAGCCGAAGTTCACGCGCGGTGGAAAGTGCGTGGGCCACGTGGAGGATGTGGTGACCCACCCTGACTGTCGCGGTCAGGGCATTGGCCGCGAGTTGCTTAGCGACctggtggaggtggcgagggcgagcTATTGCTACAAGGTGGTCCTGAATTGCACGGATGACATGGTCGCCTATTACTCCAAAGCCGGCTTTAGAAAATGTGAGAATCAGATGCGTATGAACATTGCACCCCAATGA
- a CDS encoding putative protein kinase — protein sequence MEIAADFARRGLRFVGFLGCGAFGDAYVVRDASDTCFVVKRSKSLVKQSGFLEEYLGMMNLCSLNVVTSHDAWIDHESRVCILMDYCDAGDLGDYLKKGYPLPEEEVLSIVAQLLLGLDHIHKRNRVHRDIKPENIFLSSTRAGGGRWPVAKLGDFGSVKRLSRCGARVVSRVGTPLYLAPEIIAGYAYTSKADIWSMGLVVYRLMVNNSPFRVTSVDTHTRCVLRLSPPHPSTLSGYSRALGDCVMAMLSRNWKRRPNAQALLRCDLFQPTLLRHPWIPAPLHVSPCLFVQLRSSLLAVYAAPSERARTLRTLEFGDQVYLSSPRDHSHHGLWLEVLHPFAGFIRNTVKGEPLFDSYASDECMASIGSLTRVLDRAGKQVRRDIS from the coding sequence ATGGAAATTGCAGCTGACTTTGCCCGCCGTGGGCTACGCTTTGTCGGCTTCCTTGGATGCGGCGCTTTCGGAGACGCGTATGTTGTTCGGGATGCAAGCGACACCTGCTTTGTTGTGAAGCGTTCAAAATCGCTGGTGAAGCAATCCGGCTTTCTCGAGGAGTATCTTGGAATGATGAATCTGTGCAGTCTCAATGTGGTAACGTCCCACGACGCATGGATCGACCACGAGAGCCGGGTCTGTATTCTCATGGACTACTGCGACGCCGGGGATCTTGGTGACTACCTGAAAAAGGGCTACCCCTTGcctgaggaggaggtgcttaGTATTGTTGCTCAACTCCTTCTCGGGCTTGATCACATACACAAGAGAAACAGAGTGCACCGTGACATAAAACCGGAAAACATATTCCTCTCATCAACGAGGGCAGGTGGCGGTAGGTGGCCTGTGGCAAAGCTCGGCGATTTCGGTTCGGTGAAGCGCCTTTCGCGCTGTGGTGCGCGCGTCGTTTCGCGCGTCGGCACCCCGCTTTACCTGGCGCCAGAGATTATTGCGGGCTACGCCTACACATCAAAGGCGGATATTTGGAGCATGGGGCTTGTTGTCTATCGTTTGATGGTGAACAATTCGCCGTTTAGGGTCACCAGTGTGGACACTCACACAAGGTGTGTCCTGAGGctttcccctcctcacccTAGCACGCTGAGTGGGTACAGCCGAGCGCTTGGGGACTGCGTGATGGCGATGCTGAGCAGAAACTGGAAGCGCCGACCTAACGCTCAAGCACTACTGCGTTGTGATTTGTTTCAACCGACGTTGCTGCGGCATCCCTGGATACCCGCGCCGCTACATGTATCTCCGTGCCTATTTGTGCAACTGCGGTCGTCACTGCTCGCGGTCTATGCAGCACCGAGTGAGCGTGCCCGAACTCTACGCACCCTCGAATTCGGCGATCAAGTATACCTTTCTTCTCCAAGGGATCACTCGCACCATGGCCTGTGGTTGGAGGTGTTGCACCCGTTTGCCGGGTTCATCCGAAATACGGTTAAGGGCGAGCCTCTTTTCGACTCGTATGCTTCGGATGAGTGCATGGCCAGCATCGGTAGCCTAACCAGGGTACTGGATCGTGCAGGGAAGCAAGTGCGCCGTGACATTTCTTGA